TGACGACGTTCCGGGAATCGAGACTGGAAAATAATAATTTGGCAGTCTGACAATCTCTTAAAGGGTCTCGGAAGAAAACTTAGCAAAATCTAATAGCAAGCGAGCTTGTTCGAATAGTTACGGACAAGCTCGTCTTTTGTTATTTAAGATTCAGTTATAATGCCGCCATTCACATGAAGAACCTGACCTGTCATATATGCAGAATCATCGCTTGCAAGATAAACATAGGTTGGGGCAAGCTCGAAGGGCTGAGCTGCACGGCCAAGCGGAGTGTCCTTGCCGAACTGTGCGACTTCAGCAGCCGTGAAACTAGAAGGTATTAGTGGAGTCCAGACAGGACCGGGAGCAACTGCGTTCACACGGATGCCTTTGGAAGCTAGAGATTGCGAAAGAGAGCGTGTAAAAGAAACAATTGCGCCTTTAGTTGATGAGTAATCTATCAATGTTTTATCGCCTTTATATGCTGTTGCAGAAGTTGTATTGATTATTGACGCTCCCTGCTGCATATGGGGCAGGCATGCTTTGGTCATAAAGAAATAGCTGAAAACGTTTGTTGAAAATGTTAGTCCTAATTGTGCATCTGTTATATCTTTAATGCTGTTTTGAGGATACTGAACCGCGACATTATTTACAAGAATATCGATCTTGCCCATCCTCTGCATGATCTGCGTCACAGTATTCACTGCTGAACGTTCGTCTTTAAGGTCACAGGACATAACAACGCATTTCCTATTGTATTTTTCAACAAGATTTTTGGTTTCGCCTGCGTCGCTTCCGTTTTTTATATCAATTATGACAACGTTTGCTCCTTCTTTGGCAAAAGCTATCGCTGTGGCTTGCCCAATACCGCTGTCACCGCCTGCGATGACTGCGACTTTATCTTTAAGTTTATTTGAACCGTTGTAAAGCGGGTTGTCTACTATTGGTTTGGGATTCATCTGCTGCTCACTGCCAGGCTGTGTGTTTTGGTGTTGTGCCGGAAAATCTTTGGGCGTTGCAGGTGCTTCATTTTTATACGTTGTAGGTGTTGGCATTCTATTCCTCCTTTAATTTTATTCATATTTGTTTTTGCCGAAATAGATTCAACTATACTATAAAAGGATTGGCATTTGACTAGCAAATTTTAATTTAGTTTATAATTACAAAAATACGACTTGCAAAATGTTTATGTAATATAAAAATTATACAAAAATAATAATATAATATAATTGTTTTTATTAAAAAATAATGTATTATTGTATTATACGACTTTATTCTACAAATTTCGATATTTCAAATGTAGTTGATCGTATAAAGATAATATAGTAAATTAGCGTATTTTACACAGATAATTAGTTTTTGGCAAGAAGCGGAGGTTTATATGAAAAAACATCTCGCCTACTCAGTTTCGCTTGTTCTTTCCTTTGCTATTAATGTTATTTTTATGAACATGGGAATTTTTAATATTTCACAGCATCTTTTTTACATACCTATTCTTTTGGGAGTATTTTTCTATGGTAAGAAGGGGGTATACTTTTCTGCTCTTACTTCGATATGTTACTTCATAAGTGTGGCTATTTTTGATAAAGATTCTTCAGAAATGCTGGCAACCTTTTTAAGAGTCGTCATATTTATTGCAATTGCTGTTTTGATATATTTTCTTAATACTCGTTATAAAACAGCGAGGGCCAAACTGGATTCATTTTTCAAAATAAACGCAGACATGATGTGTACGTTTGACAAGAATCTGAATTTTATAAATGTGAATAAAGCATTCCAAAATACACTCGGTTACCATAGGTCGGAAATTGAAGATCATAAACTTTTTGATTTTATTCATCCTCTCGACGTAGATGAAATATTGGCTAAAATATCAGAGGAAAAGGAGAATACTGAATTTGTATGCCGCGTAAAATGTAAAGACGGTTCTTATAAAAATATTGAGTGGCGCTCATTTTATTATGACAACGTTATCTATGCAACGCCTAGAGATATTACCGATCGGATAAAACTGATTTCACAGCTTAAAAATGATGAATACAGGATAAACATCGTTGAAAATCTTGCAAAGGTCGGCAGCTGGGAGATAGATATATTAACAAAGTATTGTGTCTATTCTAGCGGCTTTTATAGTATTTTTGGGATAAAGCCGGAAAACGGGGTAACATCAAGCGAACAACTAAAAAAGTTTGTCTGCCCGGAAGATTTCGATTATGTGTATAAAAAGTTTCAAAAAGCGTTTGAGGATAGAAGAGATTATTCATTTGAGTGTCGGATAAAACGCAATGATGATAATATTACGTGGGTGCACTCCAAAGGAACCTTTAAGGTTGATAAAGAAACCGGAAGGACGAAACACGTCGGGTTCGTAATGGATATTACAGACCATAAACTTGCCGAAAAAATGCAGATCAACAGCCTTAAACGGTATGCAAGCTTGACGGAGATCTCGCGGTTTGAAGCTGACAGCGACGAAAAACTGCTAAATTACATAATACTGCAGGCTGTGGAGCTTACTGACAGTAATTTTGGGTTTCTTCTAAAATGTGATGAGAAAAACAGATATTTTATCGTTGCGACAAAACTTTGGAATACTGATAAATTTATTATCGGTTTTGACGAAAGTGAAATATTAAAAAGGGTAATCGAAACTAAAAAACCTATTATTGTAAATAAAGTGAAGAGAAGCGACCTCTCCTGCTTTGGAAATATTGAGGCGGAAAGGCTTATGATTACTCCTGTCCATGAAGGGGATAGCATAACGGCTGTTGCAATTGTCTACGATAAGAAGGCTAGTTATGATGAAACTGATAGTTTACAATTTATGCTCTTTATTAGAAACGCATGGGAGCAGGTCAAAAGAAAAAGGGCTGAGAACGAACTTGTTGAGGAGAAAAAATGGTTTGAAACTACTCTTATGTCTATCGGCGAGGGAGTGATAGCAACAGATGGAAACGGCGTGATTCAACTTGTAAATGAAATAGCTGTTAAACTTACAGGTATCGCTAAAAGTGATGCAATCGGCAAAAAGATTTGGGATGTTTATAATGTTATTAAACAATCCGACAAGGAACAGCTTGTTATATCTAAAGTATTAATGGGGACCGATCGAGAAACTGAAATTGATGAGGACTTAATATTTGAAACAAAGTATGGCTATCCTATAGATATTGAAGTTAAAGCGTCAGCCATAAAAGTTTCAGATAAAATTG
This Bacillota bacterium DNA region includes the following protein-coding sequences:
- a CDS encoding SDR family oxidoreductase; translated protein: MPTPTTYKNEAPATPKDFPAQHQNTQPGSEQQMNPKPIVDNPLYNGSNKLKDKVAVIAGGDSGIGQATAIAFAKEGANVVIIDIKNGSDAGETKNLVEKYNRKCVVMSCDLKDERSAVNTVTQIMQRMGKIDILVNNVAVQYPQNSIKDITDAQLGLTFSTNVFSYFFMTKACLPHMQQGASIINTTSATAYKGDKTLIDYSSTKGAIVSFTRSLSQSLASKGIRVNAVAPGPVWTPLIPSSFTAAEVAQFGKDTPLGRAAQPFELAPTYVYLASDDSAYMTGQVLHVNGGIITES
- a CDS encoding PAS domain S-box protein produces the protein MKKHLAYSVSLVLSFAINVIFMNMGIFNISQHLFYIPILLGVFFYGKKGVYFSALTSICYFISVAIFDKDSSEMLATFLRVVIFIAIAVLIYFLNTRYKTARAKLDSFFKINADMMCTFDKNLNFINVNKAFQNTLGYHRSEIEDHKLFDFIHPLDVDEILAKISEEKENTEFVCRVKCKDGSYKNIEWRSFYYDNVIYATPRDITDRIKLISQLKNDEYRINIVENLAKVGSWEIDILTKYCVYSSGFYSIFGIKPENGVTSSEQLKKFVCPEDFDYVYKKFQKAFEDRRDYSFECRIKRNDDNITWVHSKGTFKVDKETGRTKHVGFVMDITDHKLAEKMQINSLKRYASLTEISRFEADSDEKLLNYIILQAVELTDSNFGFLLKCDEKNRYFIVATKLWNTDKFIIGFDESEILKRVIETKKPIIVNKVKRSDLSCFGNIEAERLMITPVHEGDSITAVAIVYDKKASYDETDSLQFMLFIRNAWEQVKRKRAENELVEEKKWFETTLMSIGEGVIATDGNGVIQLVNEIAVKLTGIAKSDAIGKKIWDVYNVIKQSDKEQLVISKVLMGTDRETEIDEDLIFETKYGYPIDIEVKASAIKVSDKIAGYVIIFRDVTEKKESEREIAYLTYHDKLTGLYNRRFFEEELKKMDKVENYPISILVGDVNGLKLINDAFGHLAGDSLLIAAGEIMKSVCHAGDIAARWGGDEFIILMPRTETEAAEQVAENIKKICASTFVSNVNLSIALGSATKHSADDDIHEIIKQADDT